The following are encoded in a window of Caldicellulosiruptoraceae bacterium PP1 genomic DNA:
- a CDS encoding S41 family peptidase, whose product MKKRLQLVVVIIITALITYLFTTFYYFGLPVTGNVTGDIPKNQKFLKILALIKSYYYQPNQVTDQKLLEGAIRGLTLATEDPYTEYYNKKEFQDFLIQSKGTYYGIGVTIEPGEHFIEVITPFEGSPADKAGIKPGDKIIKINGKTMTSKDIDRAVSIMRGQKGTPVTVTILRDGVDNPFDLKIIRDEIKIKTVSYKIVDKNIGYIRISNFDENTPQDFQSALTNLKGEGIKGLIVDLRFNPGGLLDSVVAVSSNFLKNNQLIVYLKDRFGNRQDYKSNFAGDTNLPLVVLTNGYSASASEIFAGCMKDLKRATLIGEKTFGKGIVQEVFDLKDGSALKMTVSQYFTPNGNYIHKKGIQPDIVVKPLNEYKEKINVPLDKDIQLQKAIEVLKEKF is encoded by the coding sequence ATGAAGAAAAGACTGCAATTGGTTGTCGTAATTATAATTACTGCATTAATAACATATTTATTTACAACATTCTACTATTTTGGACTACCTGTAACAGGAAACGTGACAGGAGATATTCCCAAAAACCAAAAGTTCCTGAAGATTCTTGCACTAATAAAAAGCTACTATTATCAACCAAACCAAGTTACAGATCAAAAACTTTTAGAAGGTGCTATAAGAGGACTTACACTTGCTACAGAAGATCCATATACAGAATATTATAACAAAAAAGAATTTCAAGATTTTCTAATTCAGAGCAAAGGAACATATTATGGTATTGGTGTAACAATTGAACCAGGTGAACATTTCATTGAGGTAATAACACCATTTGAAGGATCTCCAGCTGACAAAGCAGGAATAAAACCTGGAGATAAAATTATTAAAATAAATGGAAAAACTATGACATCAAAGGATATAGACAGAGCTGTTAGCATAATGAGAGGACAAAAAGGGACACCAGTTACTGTTACAATATTAAGAGATGGTGTTGATAATCCATTTGATTTAAAAATAATAAGAGATGAAATTAAAATAAAAACTGTAAGTTATAAAATAGTTGATAAAAATATAGGATATATTAGAATATCTAATTTTGATGAAAATACTCCACAAGATTTTCAATCGGCTTTGACTAATCTTAAAGGTGAAGGGATTAAGGGGCTTATAGTTGATTTAAGATTTAATCCTGGTGGATTGCTAGATTCTGTTGTTGCTGTTTCAAGTAACTTTTTGAAAAATAATCAATTAATTGTTTATTTAAAAGATAGATTCGGTAATAGACAGGATTATAAATCTAATTTTGCTGGAGATACAAATTTACCTCTTGTTGTTCTAACTAATGGTTATTCGGCATCTGCTTCTGAGATTTTCGCTGGTTGTATGAAAGATTTGAAAAGGGCTACCTTAATTGGCGAAAAAACTTTTGGCAAAGGTATTGTTCAAGAAGTATTTGATTTAAAAGATGGTTCAGCATTAAAAATGACTGTAAGCCAGTATTTTACACCAAATGGAAATTATATTCATAAAAAGGGTATACAACCAGATATAGTTGTCAAACCTTTAAATGAATACAAAGAAAAAATAAATGTTCCACTTGATAAGGATATTCAACTACAAAAAGCAATAGAGGTATTAAAAGAAAAGTTCTAA
- a CDS encoding PucR family transcriptional regulator: MITQKIIDVLEQAKDIISDEFGYIEADGRVVFSSNPLSNNRLNTVAIDMIRTDTDLEVFEGRTYKVFRTQTDIYVLYINNNTEHAERYLDLLNFVVSKAKEPASQYDKKLFIKNLLYDNVLPGEIYTKARELHIATSASRVVFAIYIPNVKEAKEINVGDILTSIFPKSTRDFIIQLDNQILVFIKELKQGANNDEAYKVARIILDTLNSELLLKAYIGIGSVVEDIKEISMSYKEAEAALKIGYIFEKDKYVVSYHKLGIGRLIYQMPTKLCEMFLDEVFKDVKMSDFDPELIQTVQMFFECNLNVSETARQLYIHRNTLVYRLDKIEKMIGLDLRRFDHAIIFKIAMLVHQYLEHTKGITKL; this comes from the coding sequence GTGATTACACAAAAAATAATTGATGTTCTTGAACAAGCAAAGGATATAATTAGTGATGAATTTGGATATATTGAAGCTGATGGGAGAGTTGTATTTAGCTCAAATCCGCTTTCAAATAATAGATTAAATACTGTTGCTATTGATATGATTAGAACAGATACAGATTTAGAGGTTTTTGAAGGAAGGACATATAAAGTATTTAGAACTCAAACAGATATCTATGTTCTTTATATAAATAACAATACAGAACATGCTGAAAGATATCTTGATTTACTCAATTTTGTAGTTTCAAAAGCTAAGGAACCTGCATCTCAATATGATAAAAAATTATTTATAAAAAATCTATTATATGATAATGTTCTTCCTGGAGAGATATATACAAAAGCAAGAGAACTTCATATTGCAACCTCAGCTTCAAGAGTGGTTTTTGCTATTTATATTCCAAATGTTAAAGAAGCAAAAGAAATTAATGTTGGTGATATTTTAACAAGTATTTTCCCAAAAAGTACACGAGACTTTATTATTCAGCTTGATAATCAAATATTAGTATTTATTAAGGAGCTAAAGCAAGGTGCTAATAATGATGAGGCATATAAAGTAGCAAGAATTATACTTGACACTTTAAATTCGGAGTTATTACTTAAAGCTTATATTGGTATTGGTTCAGTTGTAGAAGATATTAAAGAAATTTCTATGTCATATAAAGAAGCTGAAGCGGCACTCAAAATAGGATATATCTTTGAAAAAGATAAATATGTAGTTAGCTATCATAAGCTAGGAATTGGAAGGCTTATATATCAGATGCCAACCAAGCTGTGTGAAATGTTCTTAGATGAAGTATTTAAAGATGTAAAAATGTCTGATTTTGATCCTGAATTAATTCAAACTGTTCAAATGTTCTTTGAATGCAACCTAAATGTATCTGAAACAGCAAGACAGCTATATATTCATAGAAATACTTTGGTTTACAGATTAGACAAGATAGAAAAGATGATAGGGTTAGATCTTAGAAGATTTGATCATGCTATTATATTCAAAATAGCAATGCTTGTTCACCAATATTTGGAACATACAAAAGGGATAACAAAACTATAG
- a CDS encoding thiamine diphosphokinase: MKGVIISNGKKEGKDFYLSEIKDSNFLICCDGGLNIAYMYELIPNLIIGDFDSVDSIALEYYKKKNVPIMQFDKEKDKTDTQIAVEYLLAEKFDNVVMLSCTGSRIDHTMANISLLYKIIDNNAFGCIKDSNNIIYLVKKEIALRNLKGRIISLLPFTQYVEGINSKGLYYPLNNSAMEFGNPYGISNIIMENEAKIELKKGLLLAIISND; encoded by the coding sequence ATGAAAGGTGTTATTATTTCGAATGGCAAAAAGGAAGGAAAAGATTTTTATTTAAGCGAAATTAAAGATTCTAACTTTTTAATATGCTGTGATGGTGGACTTAATATAGCATATATGTATGAGTTAATTCCAAATCTTATTATTGGTGATTTTGATTCTGTTGATTCAATTGCTTTGGAATATTATAAGAAGAAAAATGTACCAATAATGCAATTTGATAAAGAAAAAGATAAAACTGATACTCAAATAGCTGTTGAATATCTTCTTGCTGAAAAATTTGATAATGTTGTTATGTTATCTTGTACAGGGAGCAGAATTGATCACACAATGGCTAACATTTCTTTGCTTTATAAAATAATAGATAATAACGCTTTTGGTTGCATAAAAGATAGCAATAATATAATTTATTTAGTTAAAAAAGAGATAGCCTTAAGAAATTTAAAAGGAAGGATTATTTCATTACTTCCTTTTACTCAATATGTTGAAGGAATTAATTCAAAGGGTTTATATTATCCATTAAATAATTCAGCTATGGAGTTTGGTAATCCTTATGGTATTTCAAACATTATAATGGAAAATGAAGCAAAAATAGAACTTAAGAAAGGACTATTATTGGCTATTATATCTAATGACTAA
- a CDS encoding murein hydrolase activator EnvC produces the protein MKQKIAAILLFVFIINSAFATTLKEYQEKLNKYEQNKNKTKKKIEEIKTQKVEISNQINQIDKNIYTLSQNINKTQNDIYIYENKINEVNIKLNKSINLKNEHYQKLKNRIQAIYEASNVTYLEVLLESNDIGDFFSRLAYIKDIMEYDRRILTDYLNTIKDIEQNKKALISLKSNLETKKNEFISQKQVLEQKQNSKKELLDKLEKQQDELEKVLDELERISNEISKKIKEIISQQKKKRKYIGGKLLWPLLNEYPITSYFGNRFHPILKKYKMHTGIDIGAPYGANVLAASDGEIIYAGWISGYGQAIIIDHGSNITTLYAHLSNISVRVGQIVKKGEKIGNVGSTGYSTGPHLHFEVRINGDVTDPLQYLR, from the coding sequence TTGAAACAAAAGATAGCAGCAATTTTATTGTTTGTTTTTATTATCAATTCAGCCTTTGCAACAACTCTTAAAGAATATCAAGAAAAGCTTAATAAATATGAGCAAAATAAGAACAAAACAAAAAAGAAAATAGAAGAGATCAAAACACAAAAAGTTGAAATATCAAATCAGATTAATCAAATTGATAAAAATATCTATACACTGTCACAGAATATAAATAAAACTCAGAATGACATTTATATTTATGAAAATAAAATAAATGAAGTGAATATAAAACTTAATAAAAGTATAAATCTCAAAAATGAACACTATCAAAAGCTTAAGAATAGAATTCAGGCTATATATGAAGCAAGTAATGTTACATACCTTGAGGTATTGTTAGAATCAAACGATATAGGTGATTTTTTTTCAAGACTTGCATATATAAAAGATATAATGGAATATGATAGAAGAATACTAACAGATTATTTGAATACTATAAAAGATATAGAACAAAATAAGAAAGCACTTATATCATTAAAAAGTAACCTAGAAACTAAAAAAAATGAATTTATAAGCCAAAAACAAGTTTTAGAACAAAAGCAAAACTCAAAGAAAGAACTTTTAGATAAACTTGAAAAACAACAGGATGAACTTGAAAAGGTTTTAGATGAGCTTGAAAGAATATCAAATGAAATATCTAAAAAGATAAAAGAGATAATTTCTCAACAAAAAAAGAAAAGGAAATATATTGGCGGGAAGCTTTTATGGCCACTACTTAACGAATATCCAATAACATCTTATTTTGGTAATAGATTTCATCCTATATTAAAAAAATACAAAATGCATACCGGAATTGATATTGGTGCTCCTTATGGGGCAAATGTGTTAGCAGCATCAGATGGAGAAATAATATATGCAGGCTGGATAAGTGGATACGGTCAAGCAATTATTATTGATCATGGTAGTAATATCACTACATTGTATGCACATTTATCAAATATATCAGTAAGGGTTGGGCAGATAGTAAAAAAAGGTGAAAAGATTGGTAATGTTGGTTCAACAGGTTATTCAACTGGGCCACATCTTCATTTTGAAGTTCGTATTAATGGAGATGTTACTGACCCTTTACAATATCTTAGATGA
- the ftsE gene encoding cell division ATP-binding protein FtsE has product MLQFKNVSKIYSNGVAALKDVNLTINKGEFAFIVGSSGAGKSTLIKLLLKEIDPTDGEIFVGEYNLNNLKQKEIPYYRRKIGIVFQDFRLLPNKTVYENVAFAMQITESPHKLIRRQVPYILSLVGLLSKSKCYPHQLSGGEQQRVALARAIINRPNILIADEPTGNLDPDTSWEIMNLLEDINKRGTTVIVATHAKEIVNQMKKRVIAIDKGIIVKDQERGVYEYESPDLQVLSSRWI; this is encoded by the coding sequence ATGCTTCAATTTAAAAATGTATCAAAGATATATTCTAATGGAGTTGCAGCACTAAAAGATGTTAACTTAACTATAAACAAAGGGGAGTTTGCTTTTATTGTTGGTTCGAGCGGTGCTGGTAAATCCACACTTATTAAGCTTCTATTAAAAGAGATTGATCCAACTGATGGTGAAATTTTTGTTGGAGAATACAATTTAAACAATTTGAAACAAAAAGAAATACCTTACTATAGAAGAAAAATAGGGATAGTATTTCAGGATTTTAGATTGCTACCCAATAAAACTGTATACGAAAATGTTGCATTTGCTATGCAAATAACAGAATCACCACATAAATTAATTAGAAGACAAGTTCCATATATATTATCTCTTGTTGGGCTTTTATCAAAATCAAAATGTTATCCACATCAGCTTTCAGGTGGAGAACAGCAAAGGGTTGCGTTAGCTCGAGCTATTATTAATAGGCCAAATATATTAATTGCAGATGAGCCAACCGGAAATCTTGATCCTGATACTTCTTGGGAGATTATGAACCTATTAGAAGATATAAATAAAAGAGGGACTACTGTAATTGTAGCAACACATGCTAAAGAGATAGTTAATCAAATGAAAAAAAGGGTTATTGCAATTGATAAAGGAATTATTGTAAAAGACCAAGAAAGAGGAGTATATGAATATGAAAGTCCAGACCTTCAAGTACTTTCTTCACGATGGATTTAA
- a CDS encoding ABC transporter ATP-binding protein, protein MASLKLKGVYKRYAGGVTAVSDFNLDIEDKEFIVLVGPSGCGKTTTLRMIAGLEEITEGEIYIGDKLVNDVPPKDRDIAMVFQNYALYPHMTVFENMAFGLKLRKVPKDEIKRRVSEAAKILGIEHLLDRKPKALSGGQRQRVALGRAIVREPKVFLMDEPLSNLDAKLRVQMRTEISKLHNRLGTTFIYVTHDQTEAMTMGTRIVVMKDGFIQQVDSPQALYEQPANLFVAGFIGSPQMNFVDAKIEQKDKNVYVVFGRNSIKLTEAKAKKVEELGYIGKEVILGIRPEDLHDEEIFLQTAQESTVDANVDVVEMLGSETLLYVVVDGVNMIARVDPRSKAKEGDTIKLALDVNRIHLFDKETEKAIVH, encoded by the coding sequence ATGGCAAGTCTTAAATTAAAAGGTGTTTACAAAAGATATGCTGGCGGAGTAACAGCAGTATCTGACTTTAATTTGGATATCGAAGATAAAGAGTTTATAGTTCTTGTTGGACCATCCGGTTGTGGTAAAACTACAACTCTTAGAATGATTGCAGGTTTGGAAGAAATTACTGAGGGCGAAATTTACATAGGTGACAAGCTTGTAAATGATGTTCCACCAAAAGATAGAGATATAGCAATGGTATTCCAAAACTACGCATTATATCCACATATGACTGTATTTGAAAATATGGCTTTTGGTTTAAAACTTAGAAAAGTTCCAAAGGATGAAATCAAAAGACGTGTTTCAGAAGCTGCTAAGATATTAGGTATTGAACATTTACTTGACAGAAAGCCAAAGGCATTATCAGGTGGACAAAGACAGAGGGTTGCTTTAGGACGTGCTATTGTTAGAGAACCTAAGGTATTCTTGATGGACGAACCTTTATCAAACCTTGATGCTAAGTTAAGGGTTCAAATGAGAACTGAAATATCAAAGCTTCATAATAGACTTGGAACAACATTCATTTATGTTACACATGACCAAACAGAAGCTATGACAATGGGTACAAGAATTGTTGTTATGAAGGATGGCTTCATTCAACAAGTTGATTCACCACAAGCTTTATACGAACAACCAGCTAACCTATTTGTTGCAGGATTTATCGGATCACCACAAATGAACTTTGTAGATGCTAAGATTGAACAAAAAGACAAAAATGTATACGTTGTATTTGGCAGAAATTCAATTAAATTAACAGAAGCTAAAGCTAAAAAGGTTGAAGAATTAGGCTACATTGGTAAAGAAGTTATTCTTGGTATAAGACCAGAAGATTTACATGATGAAGAAATATTCTTACAAACAGCTCAAGAATCAACAGTTGATGCAAATGTTGACGTTGTTGAAATGTTAGGTTCTGAAACATTATTATATGTTGTTGTTGATGGTGTTAACATGATAGCAAGAGTTGATCCAAGATCAAAAGCTAAAGAAGGTGACACAATTAAGCTTGCTCTTGATGTTAACAGAATTCACTTGTTTGACAAAGAAACTGAAAAAGCAATTGTTCACTAA
- a CDS encoding GlsB/YeaQ/YmgE family stress response membrane protein, giving the protein MIGFIMTLIVAAIAGYIGDALTKYKMPGGFIGAMIAGLVGSWIGAYIPFFRRLGPVVAGIPIIPTILGAAIFIFVLGMFRKTAEEATTK; this is encoded by the coding sequence ATGATTGGATTTATAATGACATTGATTGTTGCAGCAATAGCAGGCTATATAGGAGATGCATTGACAAAGTATAAGATGCCTGGTGGATTTATTGGTGCAATGATTGCTGGTTTGGTAGGATCTTGGATAGGGGCGTATATCCCATTTTTTAGGAGACTAGGACCGGTTGTAGCAGGAATACCCATAATACCAACAATTTTAGGTGCAGCTATTTTTATCTTTGTACTAGGTATGTTTCGAAAAACAGCAGAAGAAGCTACTACAAAATAA
- the ftsX gene encoding permease-like cell division protein FtsX: MKVQTFKYFLHDGFKNIFLNKTMAAASISIVVAALTIVGIFFMFALNLDFISKQMEQKIDIKIYIDKQKEDKIGIIEEKIKNNAYVKSYKFISPEMALENFKKSLGNKGNLLEGFDKDNPLRASFEIKPTDIKYAEKLTKILENIDGISEIYCPTQSINKLKNITNIIRIFCLVIVAILFIVSIFIISNTIKITMFARRREISIMKYIGATNWFIRWPFVIEGFIIGIIGSIISYFIVFIISHYSIDYISKIITFIKFIEIKQYSKLFIITFLITGGLVGTLGSIVSIRKYLKV; encoded by the coding sequence ATGAAAGTCCAGACCTTCAAGTACTTTCTTCACGATGGATTTAAAAATATATTTTTGAATAAAACTATGGCTGCTGCTTCAATTTCTATTGTAGTAGCAGCCTTAACTATAGTCGGAATTTTTTTTATGTTTGCTTTGAATTTAGACTTTATTTCAAAACAGATGGAACAAAAGATTGATATAAAAATATACATAGATAAACAAAAAGAAGACAAAATAGGGATAATAGAGGAAAAGATTAAAAATAACGCTTATGTAAAAAGCTATAAGTTTATTAGTCCAGAAATGGCTTTGGAGAATTTTAAGAAAAGCTTAGGTAATAAGGGAAATTTATTGGAAGGATTTGATAAAGATAACCCATTAAGAGCATCATTTGAAATAAAACCTACTGATATTAAGTATGCCGAAAAGCTTACAAAAATACTTGAAAATATTGATGGAATTTCAGAAATTTATTGTCCGACTCAATCAATAAATAAACTAAAGAATATAACAAATATAATAAGGATTTTTTGTTTGGTTATTGTTGCAATACTTTTTATTGTATCTATATTTATAATTTCAAATACAATAAAGATTACAATGTTCGCAAGAAGAAGAGAAATTTCAATTATGAAATATATTGGTGCAACAAACTGGTTTATTAGATGGCCTTTTGTAATTGAAGGATTTATAATTGGCATTATAGGCTCAATAATATCATATTTTATTGTTTTTATAATTAGTCATTATTCAATAGACTATATTTCAAAAATAATCACATTTATTAAGTTCATAGAAATAAAACAATACAGTAAGCTGTTTATTATAACATTTTTAATTACTGGTGGTTTAGTTGGAACATTAGGAAGTATTGTTTCGATAAGAAAATATCTAAAAGTATGA